In a single window of the Tellurirhabdus bombi genome:
- a CDS encoding BatA domain-containing protein — protein sequence MSFLQPFMLWGALAVIIPVIIHFWHQKKGKTIAWAATQWLTEKNQQQSRGLRLDNYLLLILRLLLLILLAILLSQPLLNWWNDKKLIQKIHLVQPNAFLVNNFRFELEEAIKKGEQVYWMNGGAEPIQSMAELPAQAAFNPMLLQASINNLPKEKATIHLYIMNNQGLAKSPLIHIPNAYQLHAVIDSTSRPVQDYMKLANNKNLFVNRSAQLTTGAALDKNIRFNAEPVHAGKLSVLLDYRNKAEEKTVEAALNALTDVYALDMAVDVKRVSGKAYDWVLTDKEISEPAPQVLYTISGQTKTSAATNVVYTSEVFTPQTAERVENGGLPEWLGNLLVRHFGLLSSQAPLSQQQLAALFVQDKGGVTVDQKEQQQQAKTQQLATLLFVLLIGTERWIALKRNA from the coding sequence ATGAGCTTTTTACAACCGTTCATGCTATGGGGTGCTTTGGCCGTAATTATTCCGGTTATTATTCACTTCTGGCATCAGAAAAAGGGAAAAACCATTGCCTGGGCTGCTACTCAATGGCTAACGGAGAAAAACCAGCAGCAGAGTCGCGGGTTACGGCTGGATAATTATTTGCTGCTTATTCTGCGCCTGTTGTTGCTGATTTTGTTGGCAATCCTGCTAAGCCAGCCGCTTCTAAACTGGTGGAATGATAAAAAACTGATTCAGAAGATTCATCTGGTGCAGCCAAATGCTTTTCTGGTAAATAATTTTCGGTTCGAGCTGGAAGAGGCCATCAAAAAAGGTGAACAGGTATACTGGATGAACGGCGGAGCGGAACCGATTCAATCCATGGCCGAATTGCCCGCGCAGGCTGCCTTTAATCCGATGCTGCTGCAAGCTTCCATTAATAACTTACCCAAAGAGAAGGCTACTATTCACCTTTATATAATGAATAATCAGGGCCTGGCGAAAAGTCCACTTATTCATATTCCGAATGCCTATCAACTGCACGCTGTCATTGACTCGACGAGTCGGCCCGTGCAGGATTACATGAAACTCGCTAACAACAAAAATCTGTTTGTTAATCGGTCGGCTCAGCTAACGACCGGGGCGGCGCTGGATAAAAACATCCGCTTTAACGCGGAGCCGGTCCATGCGGGAAAGCTGTCTGTTTTACTCGATTACCGCAACAAAGCCGAAGAAAAAACGGTGGAAGCTGCCCTGAACGCGCTCACAGATGTCTATGCGTTGGATATGGCCGTGGACGTCAAAAGAGTGTCAGGAAAAGCATATGATTGGGTGTTAACAGACAAAGAAATTTCGGAACCCGCCCCGCAGGTATTGTATACCATTTCGGGACAAACGAAAACCTCCGCAGCCACCAATGTGGTATACACCAGCGAAGTGTTTACCCCGCAAACGGCTGAACGCGTCGAGAACGGAGGCTTGCCCGAGTGGTTGGGAAATTTGCTGGTACGTCATTTTGGCCTCCTTTCGTCGCAAGCTCCGTTGAGCCAGCAGCAACTAGCTGCCTTGTTTGTTCAGGACAAAGGGGGCGTTACTGTTGATCAGAAAGAGCAACAACAGCAGGCAAAAACGCAGCAGCTAGCCACGCTTCTTTTTGTGCTGTTGATCGGAACGGAACGTTGGATTGCCTTGAAAAGAAACGCATGA
- a CDS encoding DUF58 domain-containing protein produces the protein MAQLATELIKLNNLQLAGKLVSDELLLGIHASKRSGSGTEFEQYRHYEPGDDPKRIDWKLYARTDKHLVRESATESNLQIRFVLDLSGSMNYTEGAVSRLDYAKILMASLAYLGYRQSDQLSLYGLQNGAVQTLVPSGKGAFQKVLYALQKAEASGQWLNERPKFPEFGHKQKELLILVSDFLQVGEEWLQLIKALANPRREIVIFQVLGDQEIDFKMSGFYRFKDLETGKEIELQAESVREQFQQAATQYLQKLEEALRIPHVRLIRVKLSDPIAMILKDFLAGRKI, from the coding sequence ATGGCGCAACTGGCAACCGAACTGATCAAACTAAACAACCTGCAACTGGCGGGAAAGCTGGTGAGTGATGAGCTTTTGCTGGGAATTCACGCCAGCAAGCGTTCTGGTTCCGGCACTGAGTTTGAGCAGTATCGCCACTACGAACCCGGCGACGATCCCAAGCGCATCGACTGGAAACTATACGCCCGAACCGACAAGCATCTAGTGCGGGAGTCGGCCACGGAAAGTAATTTGCAGATTCGTTTCGTGCTGGATTTGTCGGGATCGATGAACTACACGGAAGGAGCTGTAAGTCGCCTGGATTATGCAAAAATCCTGATGGCCTCGCTGGCGTACCTGGGTTATAGGCAAAGTGACCAGTTGAGTTTATACGGTTTGCAGAACGGAGCGGTGCAAACGCTGGTTCCGTCGGGCAAGGGGGCTTTTCAGAAGGTGTTGTATGCCTTGCAAAAGGCCGAGGCGTCGGGTCAATGGCTTAATGAGCGTCCTAAATTTCCGGAGTTTGGCCACAAACAGAAGGAACTGCTCATTCTGGTATCCGACTTTCTACAGGTTGGTGAAGAGTGGTTGCAATTGATCAAAGCCCTGGCTAATCCGCGGCGGGAAATTGTCATTTTTCAGGTGCTGGGCGATCAGGAAATTGATTTTAAGATGAGCGGTTTTTACCGATTTAAGGACCTGGAAACGGGCAAAGAAATTGAGTTGCAGGCCGAGTCGGTTAGGGAGCAGTTTCAGCAGGCAGCCACGCAGTATCTTCAAAAGCTGGAGGAAGCGCTTCGCATACCGCACGTTCGGCTGATTCGGGTGAAACTCAGTGACCCGATAGCCATGATTTTAAAAGATTTTCTAGCAGGGAGGAAGATTTAA
- a CDS encoding AAA family ATPase — protein METQELTHYKSLVAKLPSLRKEIGKIIVGQEDAINEILISLLAGGHCLLEGVPGLAKTLMVKTMSEALEMSFKRVQFTPDLMPGDIIGTEILEEDHETGKKFFKFNQGPIFANVVLADEINRTPPKTQAALLEAMQEGKVTYGGADYQLPKPFLIIATQNPIEQAGTYPLPEAQLDRFLLYIKLSYPSEMEELNVLKSTTGTKRPVLNTILTDNEIIDLQRLTREVHISEELIGFINKLVRATRPDGSPSAFVKQWCDWGAGPRAGQALVLCAKARAVLHERFSVIPEDIHALAYPILRHRIAMNFRAEAEAITTDHVIKDLLTTIKS, from the coding sequence TTGGAAACGCAAGAACTTACGCATTATAAATCCTTAGTTGCCAAACTGCCTTCGCTGCGGAAAGAGATTGGAAAAATCATTGTCGGACAAGAGGACGCCATCAATGAAATTTTAATATCCTTGCTGGCGGGCGGGCATTGTTTGCTAGAAGGGGTGCCGGGACTGGCTAAAACGCTCATGGTGAAGACAATGTCGGAGGCGCTGGAAATGAGCTTTAAACGGGTTCAATTTACCCCGGATTTAATGCCGGGCGATATTATCGGAACCGAAATACTGGAAGAAGACCACGAAACTGGGAAGAAATTCTTCAAATTCAATCAGGGGCCTATTTTCGCCAATGTCGTGCTGGCCGACGAAATCAACCGGACGCCACCTAAAACGCAGGCCGCCTTGCTGGAAGCCATGCAGGAAGGAAAAGTGACCTACGGCGGGGCCGATTATCAACTGCCGAAGCCTTTCCTGATTATTGCCACGCAAAACCCCATCGAGCAGGCCGGAACCTACCCCTTGCCGGAAGCGCAGTTAGACCGTTTTCTGCTTTATATTAAATTAAGCTATCCGTCGGAGATGGAGGAACTGAACGTACTGAAAAGTACAACCGGTACCAAGCGTCCTGTCCTGAATACCATCCTGACCGACAACGAAATCATTGATCTGCAACGCCTGACCCGCGAGGTGCACATCAGCGAAGAACTGATTGGGTTTATCAACAAACTGGTCCGGGCAACGCGCCCCGACGGCAGTCCGTCGGCTTTTGTGAAGCAGTGGTGCGATTGGGGAGCGGGTCCGCGTGCGGGCCAGGCGCTGGTGCTTTGCGCCAAGGCGCGGGCCGTTTTGCACGAGCGCTTTTCGGTGATTCCGGAAGACATCCACGCGCTGGCCTATCCGATCCTGCGGCACCGGATTGCCATGAACTTCCGGGCGGAGGCCGAAGCCATTACAACCGACCACGTAATCAAAGATTTGCTGACGACAATTAAAAGCTGA
- a CDS encoding DUF4159 domain-containing protein — MKPFFFTRIQYNSGNWDTDQRMPSNLLHSLVEYTTIPVDQKEKVVQLSSNEIFKSPFCYLSGHKLVEFSSQERDHFRRYVQNGGFVFADDCNHDIDGLFAKSFEQEMARTFGPKALQKIPNNHPIYHSFFDFYDGPPTTSFELNGWGDDLVHDYLKAVIVNGRIGVLYSNKDYGCEWDYDFRNKRFLAEDNTKFGVNIVTYALTV; from the coding sequence TTGAAACCTTTCTTCTTCACCCGTATCCAATACAACTCTGGAAACTGGGACACCGACCAACGAATGCCGTCGAACTTACTGCACTCGCTGGTGGAATACACAACCATTCCGGTTGACCAGAAAGAGAAGGTGGTTCAGCTGAGCAGCAACGAAATTTTCAAAAGCCCGTTCTGCTACCTGAGCGGCCATAAGCTGGTTGAATTTTCGAGCCAGGAGCGGGATCATTTCCGGCGCTACGTACAAAACGGTGGGTTTGTCTTTGCCGATGATTGCAACCACGATATCGACGGGCTTTTTGCCAAATCGTTCGAGCAGGAAATGGCACGGACCTTTGGCCCCAAAGCCTTGCAGAAAATCCCGAATAACCACCCGATCTACCACAGTTTTTTTGACTTTTACGACGGTCCGCCCACCACGTCATTTGAGCTAAATGGCTGGGGCGACGACCTTGTTCATGACTACCTCAAAGCCGTCATTGTCAACGGACGAATCGGCGTGCTTTACAGCAATAAAGATTATGGTTGCGAATGGGATTATGACTTTCGCAACAAACGCTTCCTGGCCGAAGACAATACTAAATTCGGCGTCAACATTGTCACTTACGCACTAACTGTTTAA
- a CDS encoding TldD/PmbA family protein — MPVILSEAEAKALLQKVLSYSKADECEVNLSGDETGNIRYARNEVSTSGAKINQNLVVQSAFGKKVGTATIDEFDDASLEKVVRRAEELAQLAPENPEYVGVLGPQQYIKSKGFFDSTAKITPAVRAEQVAKSLQVSANQKLSAAGFLEDYRGYSAMMNSKGLFAYFPSTNVNFSLTVRTEDGTGSGYVIRGYSDVSKLDAAAATRIAVQKCLGSVGAKALEPGKYTVILEPTAAAVLLENIFFGMDARSADEGRSFLSKPGGKTKLGEKIMDERVTIYSDPANPELPAAPWSGDGRPQERINWIEKGVVKNMAYSRFWAQKKGVKAVPFPNNAIMAGGTASLEDMIKGTQRGILVTKLWYIRSVDPQTLLLTGLTRDGTFYIENGKIKHPVKNFRFNESPIIMLNNLEALGKPERVVSTESNSNYLIPPMKIREFTFSSLSDAV, encoded by the coding sequence ATGCCAGTTATATTATCTGAAGCGGAAGCGAAGGCGTTGCTACAGAAAGTGTTGAGTTATTCGAAGGCAGATGAGTGCGAGGTGAACCTGTCCGGCGACGAAACCGGAAACATCCGCTACGCCCGAAACGAAGTATCAACCAGCGGCGCGAAAATTAACCAGAATTTAGTCGTTCAGTCGGCTTTTGGTAAAAAAGTAGGCACGGCTACCATCGACGAATTTGACGACGCTTCCCTGGAAAAAGTGGTTCGTCGAGCCGAAGAATTAGCGCAATTAGCGCCCGAAAACCCCGAATACGTGGGCGTGTTGGGTCCGCAGCAATACATAAAGTCCAAAGGCTTTTTCGACTCTACGGCTAAAATTACACCGGCTGTCCGCGCTGAGCAGGTAGCCAAAAGTCTACAGGTATCGGCGAACCAGAAACTGTCGGCGGCGGGCTTTTTGGAAGATTATCGGGGCTATTCGGCCATGATGAACTCCAAAGGGTTATTTGCGTACTTTCCGAGCACAAACGTCAATTTTTCATTGACCGTTCGTACTGAAGACGGCACTGGCTCCGGCTACGTCATTCGTGGCTACAGCGATGTGTCGAAGCTGGATGCGGCGGCGGCCACGAGAATTGCCGTGCAGAAGTGCCTGGGATCGGTGGGTGCAAAAGCCCTGGAGCCGGGTAAATATACTGTTATTTTAGAACCGACAGCGGCTGCCGTTCTGCTCGAAAATATCTTTTTCGGCATGGATGCCCGCAGTGCCGATGAAGGCCGCAGTTTCCTGAGCAAACCCGGCGGAAAAACGAAGCTCGGCGAAAAAATTATGGATGAGCGCGTAACGATTTATTCGGACCCCGCTAATCCAGAATTGCCTGCGGCTCCCTGGTCGGGTGACGGGCGTCCGCAGGAACGCATCAACTGGATCGAGAAGGGCGTGGTGAAAAACATGGCTTATTCGCGTTTCTGGGCGCAGAAGAAAGGGGTGAAAGCGGTTCCTTTCCCAAACAACGCCATCATGGCGGGCGGAACAGCTTCGCTGGAAGACATGATCAAGGGAACGCAGCGCGGTATTCTGGTTACCAAACTATGGTACATTCGCTCAGTGGATCCGCAAACGCTGCTGCTGACGGGCCTGACTCGCGACGGAACTTTTTACATCGAAAACGGCAAGATCAAGCATCCGGTGAAAAACTTCCGGTTTAACGAAAGTCCGATCATCATGCTCAATAACCTCGAAGCGCTGGGCAAACCCGAGCGCGTGGTGAGCACGGAGTCGAACAGTAACTACCTGATTCCGCCGATGAAAATTCGGGAATTTACGTTCTCGAGCTTATCCGACGCGGTATAA
- a CDS encoding TldD/PmbA family protein, whose translation MNRRDFIQLAGLGAGAFMLPNTLAASGRPVSAEALLEPGLDVAVKKRLADAALNAAKSKGATYADVRIGRYLNQYVVTREDKVQNIVNTESYGVGVRVIVDGCWGFASVVDAKNENQTAKAAEEAVAIAKANAKLMKQPVQLAPQKGYGEVSWKAPIQKNAFEVPIKEKVDLLLSVNDAALKNGANYVNSVIFMVNEQKYFASTDGSYIDQDIHRIWPTFGVTTIDPKSGKFETRQALSAPLGMGYEYLQTNPSDKITGVTTRYKKGYDMLEDAIAAAKQAKEKLTAKSVEAGKYDLVLDPSHLMLTIHESVGHPLELDRVLGYEANFAGTSFATLDKWKTKNFNYGSKEVNLFADKTQVGSLGAVGWDDEGVKTKRWDLVKDGTLVNYQAIRDQVHIIGENESQGCCYADSWGSVQFQRMANVSLAPGKTPLSVDDMIKDVKKGIYIIGDGSFSIDQQRYNFQFGGQLFYEIKDGKIAGMLKDVAYQSNTQEFWNSCAQICDERDYRLGGSFFDGKGQPMQVSAVSHGSSTTRFNGVNVINTARKI comes from the coding sequence TTGAATCGTCGAGATTTCATTCAATTAGCAGGTTTGGGAGCCGGAGCATTTATGCTACCCAATACATTGGCGGCTTCGGGCCGACCGGTGTCTGCCGAAGCCTTACTGGAACCCGGCCTGGACGTAGCCGTCAAAAAACGCCTGGCTGATGCGGCCCTGAACGCGGCTAAGTCCAAAGGCGCTACTTACGCCGATGTACGGATTGGCCGGTACCTGAACCAGTATGTCGTCACGCGGGAAGACAAAGTGCAGAACATTGTCAATACAGAATCCTACGGGGTTGGCGTGCGCGTCATTGTCGATGGTTGCTGGGGATTTGCGTCGGTCGTAGATGCCAAAAACGAAAACCAAACTGCTAAAGCTGCCGAAGAAGCGGTCGCCATTGCCAAAGCCAACGCCAAACTGATGAAGCAGCCTGTCCAACTGGCTCCCCAAAAAGGATATGGGGAAGTAAGCTGGAAAGCACCGATTCAGAAAAACGCCTTTGAAGTACCCATCAAGGAAAAAGTTGACCTGTTGTTGTCGGTGAACGATGCCGCCCTGAAAAACGGCGCGAACTACGTAAACTCGGTCATTTTTATGGTCAATGAGCAGAAGTATTTCGCCTCCACCGATGGATCTTATATCGATCAGGACATTCACCGCATCTGGCCCACGTTCGGCGTAACGACCATTGACCCCAAAAGCGGCAAATTTGAAACGCGGCAGGCGCTGAGCGCCCCGCTGGGAATGGGCTACGAATACCTACAGACCAACCCAAGTGATAAAATTACCGGTGTGACGACTCGCTACAAGAAAGGGTACGACATGCTGGAAGATGCCATCGCTGCCGCCAAGCAGGCCAAAGAAAAGCTGACGGCCAAGTCGGTAGAAGCCGGGAAGTACGACCTGGTTCTGGACCCCTCGCACTTGATGCTGACGATTCACGAGTCGGTGGGCCATCCGCTGGAACTCGACCGCGTACTGGGCTACGAAGCCAACTTCGCCGGGACAAGCTTCGCCACTTTGGATAAATGGAAAACTAAAAACTTCAATTACGGCAGCAAGGAGGTGAACCTTTTCGCGGATAAAACGCAGGTTGGTTCGCTCGGCGCGGTGGGCTGGGATGACGAAGGCGTTAAAACAAAACGCTGGGATCTGGTTAAAGACGGCACGCTGGTGAACTACCAGGCCATTCGCGACCAGGTGCACATCATTGGCGAAAATGAATCGCAGGGCTGCTGCTACGCCGATAGCTGGGGTTCGGTTCAGTTCCAGCGCATGGCCAACGTCTCGCTGGCGCCGGGCAAAACACCACTGTCGGTTGACGACATGATCAAAGATGTGAAGAAAGGAATTTACATCATCGGGGATGGTTCGTTCTCCATTGATCAGCAGCGGTATAACTTCCAGTTTGGCGGTCAGTTGTTCTACGAAATCAAGGACGGGAAAATCGCCGGTATGCTGAAAGATGTAGCCTACCAGTCGAATACGCAGGAGTTCTGGAATTCGTGCGCGCAGATTTGTGACGAGCGGGATTACCGCCTGGGCGGCTCGTTCTTCGACGGCAAGGGGCAACCCATGCAGGTGAGCGCCGTTTCGCACGGTAGCTCAACTACCCGTTTCAATGGTGTCAATGTCATTAATACTGCCCGTAAGATCTAA
- a CDS encoding TldD/PmbA family protein, with protein MAILSKEESKQIIDKLLSYSKADEASVSLTGGSSGNIRYARNEVSTSGETENLSASVTSVFGKRVGTSTINEFDDKSLEKAIRRAEEIAKLAPENPEYVPMLGPQKYQDTASYSESTAKIDPAYRAQAAFDSIDPCAKKKLTAAGYLEDNKGFTAIGNSKGLFGYNKATVVDFSITTRTEDGTGSGYVTRNFNDVSKLSTRSSTEIAMQKALASVNARALEPGKYTVILEPTAAGNLLQGMLGNMDARNADEGRSFLTKKGGGTRLGEKLFDERVTIYSDPMNLDIPGSPFFAGGGGRFGGGGPGGGGGAGVDGRPQEKVVWVEKGVVKNMSYSRYWAEKKGVKGIPPAFGIVIEGGDQSLADLIKGTEKGILVTRFWYIRSVDPQTLLQTGLTRDGTFYIENGQIKFPVKNFRFNESPVIMLNNVEALGKPMRVGNSMIPPMRVRDFTFSSLSDAV; from the coding sequence ATGGCCATTTTAAGCAAAGAAGAATCAAAGCAAATCATTGATAAACTATTAAGTTACTCCAAGGCGGACGAAGCCAGCGTGAGCCTGACCGGCGGTAGCTCCGGGAATATTCGCTACGCCCGAAATGAAGTATCGACCAGCGGCGAGACGGAGAATTTATCGGCTTCGGTAACGTCGGTATTTGGCAAGCGGGTTGGCACATCGACCATCAATGAATTTGATGATAAGTCCTTGGAAAAAGCCATTCGCCGCGCCGAAGAAATCGCCAAACTAGCCCCGGAAAATCCAGAATACGTGCCGATGCTGGGACCGCAGAAATATCAGGATACCGCTTCATATTCGGAAAGTACGGCAAAAATCGATCCGGCCTACCGCGCGCAGGCCGCCTTCGACAGCATTGATCCCTGCGCAAAAAAGAAACTGACGGCCGCCGGTTACCTGGAAGATAACAAAGGGTTCACCGCTATTGGAAACAGCAAAGGCTTATTTGGGTACAACAAAGCTACGGTAGTTGACTTTTCGATTACAACCAGAACGGAAGACGGTACCGGCTCGGGCTACGTCACGCGTAATTTTAACGATGTATCGAAGCTGAGTACTCGGTCTTCCACGGAAATCGCCATGCAGAAAGCCCTGGCGTCGGTGAATGCGCGGGCACTCGAACCGGGCAAGTACACCGTTATTCTAGAACCAACCGCCGCAGGAAACCTCCTGCAAGGCATGCTAGGCAACATGGACGCCCGGAATGCCGACGAAGGCCGCAGCTTCCTGACTAAAAAAGGTGGCGGCACCCGCCTGGGCGAAAAGCTCTTCGACGAACGCGTAACGATTTATTCCGATCCGATGAATTTGGACATTCCAGGTTCGCCGTTCTTTGCCGGTGGCGGCGGGCGTTTTGGTGGAGGTGGGCCAGGTGGTGGCGGAGGCGCTGGTGTAGACGGTCGCCCGCAGGAAAAGGTCGTTTGGGTTGAGAAAGGCGTGGTGAAAAACATGAGCTACTCCCGGTATTGGGCGGAGAAAAAAGGCGTGAAAGGCATTCCTCCTGCTTTTGGCATTGTCATCGAAGGCGGCGACCAATCTTTGGCCGACTTAATCAAAGGCACCGAAAAAGGGATTCTGGTAACGCGCTTCTGGTACATCCGCTCGGTGGATCCGCAAACGCTCCTGCAAACGGGCCTTACCCGCGACGGGACTTTCTACATTGAGAACGGACAGATCAAATTCCCGGTTAAGAATTTTCGTTTTAACGAAAGCCCGGTCATTATGCTAAACAACGTGGAAGCATTGGGCAAACCCATGCGGGTCGGCAACAGCATGATTCCGCCGATGCGCGTGCGAGACTTTACGTTTTCCAGCTTGTCGGATGCCGTGTAG
- a CDS encoding TldD/PmbA family protein, with the protein MNRRNFLQLTGLGAGAFMLPNLPASGIPIHGNAVAAEALLEPGLDIAVKKRLADAALNAAKSKGASYADVRIARYLNQFVITRENKVQNIVNTESYGVGVRVLADGCWGFAALADTQNEADMAKVADKAIAIAKANARLVKEPVKLAPQKGFGEVIWKTPIQKNAFEVPIKEKVDLLMEVNGAAMKNGANFINSVLFMVNEQKYFASTDGSYIDQDVHRMWPNFTVTAIDPKTGQFQTRASLSAPMGMSYDYLQVNPSDKITGVTTRYNKGYDMLEDAIAAAKQAKEKVTAKSVQAGKYDLVLDPSHLWLTIHESVGHPLELDRVLGYEANYAGTSFATLDKWKTKNFNYGSKQVNIIADKTQVGSLGAVGYDDEGVACKKWDLIKDGVLVNYQAIRDQVHILGENESHGCSYADSWDTIQFQRMANVSLAAGKTPLSVQQMIKDVKKGVYIIGDGSFSIDQQRYNFQFGGQLFYEIKDGEIVGMLKDVSYQSNSQEFWNSCVQVCDERDYRMGGSFFDGKGQPSQSNSVSHGSATARFNGVNVINTSRKI; encoded by the coding sequence TTGAATCGTCGAAACTTTCTACAACTAACGGGTTTAGGAGCCGGTGCTTTCATGCTCCCTAATTTGCCTGCATCGGGTATTCCAATTCACGGAAATGCCGTGGCTGCCGAAGCCTTACTAGAACCAGGCTTGGATATTGCCGTTAAAAAGCGTCTGGCCGACGCCGCCCTGAACGCGGCCAAGTCCAAAGGTGCTTCCTACGCCGATGTTCGGATTGCCCGGTATCTGAATCAGTTTGTCATCACGCGGGAAAATAAAGTACAGAACATTGTCAATACCGAATCCTACGGGGTTGGTGTGCGCGTGTTAGCTGATGGTTGCTGGGGCTTCGCCGCGCTGGCGGATACGCAGAACGAGGCAGACATGGCAAAGGTGGCCGACAAGGCTATCGCCATTGCCAAGGCCAATGCCCGGTTGGTGAAGGAACCCGTGAAACTGGCTCCGCAGAAAGGATTCGGCGAGGTAATCTGGAAAACCCCAATTCAGAAAAACGCCTTTGAGGTGCCCATCAAGGAAAAGGTTGATTTGCTCATGGAAGTCAACGGGGCAGCCATGAAAAACGGGGCTAATTTTATCAATTCGGTCTTGTTCATGGTCAACGAGCAGAAATACTTTGCTTCTACCGATGGCTCGTATATTGACCAGGATGTACACCGGATGTGGCCCAATTTTACCGTAACGGCCATCGATCCGAAAACAGGACAGTTCCAGACGCGCGCCTCCCTGAGTGCGCCAATGGGCATGAGCTACGACTATTTACAAGTGAATCCCAGCGATAAAATAACCGGTGTGACGACCCGCTATAACAAAGGCTATGACATGCTGGAAGATGCCATCGCTGCCGCCAAGCAGGCCAAAGAAAAAGTGACGGCCAAGTCGGTACAGGCGGGAAAATACGACCTCGTCCTCGACCCGTCGCACCTTTGGCTAACGATTCACGAGTCAGTTGGCCACCCGCTGGAGCTCGACCGCGTGCTGGGCTACGAAGCCAACTACGCCGGAACCTCCTTTGCCACCTTGGACAAATGGAAAACCAAGAACTTTAACTACGGCAGCAAGCAAGTCAACATCATCGCCGATAAAACCCAGGTTGGTTCGCTCGGCGCGGTGGGCTATGATGATGAAGGAGTGGCGTGTAAAAAATGGGATTTGATCAAGGACGGCGTTTTAGTGAATTATCAGGCGATCCGCGACCAGGTGCATATTCTGGGTGAGAACGAATCGCACGGTTGTTCCTATGCCGATAGCTGGGATACGATTCAGTTCCAGCGCATGGCCAATGTTTCGCTGGCGGCGGGCAAAACGCCTTTGTCGGTACAGCAGATGATTAAGGACGTGAAAAAAGGGGTTTACATCATCGGTGATGGTTCCTTCTCTATTGATCAGCAGCGGTATAACTTCCAATTTGGGGGCCAGTTGTTCTACGAGATTAAGGATGGGGAGATTGTTGGCATGCTGAAAGACGTGTCTTACCAGTCAAATTCGCAGGAGTTCTGGAATTCGTGCGTGCAGGTATGCGATGAGCGGGATTACCGCATGGGCGGCTCGTTCTTCGATGGAAAAGGGCAGCCTTCGCAGTCCAATTCGGTTTCGCACGGCAGCGCAACGGCGCGTTTCAACGGCGTGAATGTGATCAATACCAGCAGAAAGATTTAA